One stretch of Micromonospora echinospora DNA includes these proteins:
- a CDS encoding MaoC family dehydratase, whose protein sequence is MRVFASIEELAEATGETLGPGPWFRIDQQRVDRFADATDDRQWIHIDPRRAAAGPFGGTIAHGYLTLSLLPALAGGLYRVEGVAMGVNYGLNRVRFPAPLRVGSAVRASASLAGVSPVDGGVQVVTAVTVESDAGGKPVCVAETVSRLVRGVAR, encoded by the coding sequence ATGAGGGTCTTCGCGTCCATCGAGGAGTTGGCCGAGGCGACCGGCGAGACCCTGGGCCCCGGCCCCTGGTTCCGGATCGACCAGCAACGGGTCGACCGGTTCGCCGACGCCACCGACGACCGCCAGTGGATCCACATCGACCCGCGACGGGCCGCGGCCGGCCCGTTCGGCGGCACCATCGCGCACGGCTACCTCACGTTGTCCCTGCTGCCGGCGCTGGCCGGTGGCCTTTACCGGGTCGAGGGGGTGGCCATGGGGGTCAACTACGGCCTCAACCGGGTGCGCTTCCCGGCCCCGCTCCGGGTCGGCAGCGCGGTCCGCGCCAGCGCGAGCCTGGCCGGGGTGTCACCCGTGGACGGCGGCGTGCAGGTGGTCACCGCGGTCACCGTGGAGAGCGACGCCGGCGGCAAGCCGGTCTGCGTCGCCGAGACGGTCAGCCGCCTGGTGCGGGGCGTGGCCCGATGA
- a CDS encoding long-chain-fatty-acid--CoA ligase: MTALSLAMVLAESARRHADTVAVVDGDTRVTYAELWLEARSYAAGLRERGVGPGDKVALLAPNVVDFPRVYYGALAAGAVLVPVHLLLTVDEAAHVLTDSGTKLLVCHSSQLALGAAAAAAAGVPLVTVGPAAAGAVAPRLEELSHPLPPLPSYVTRSAEDPAVVLYTSGTTGVPKGAVLTHLNLVMNATVNVFDANDARRTDVVLGCLPLFHSFGQTVAMNGTFRIGATLVLLSRFTGPAAIDLMLREGVDVFHGVPTMYVALLDAARDRDDLPRLRLCVSGGASLPVAVLERFHAAFQTTVFEGYGLSETSPTATTNQPHFGTRAGTIGHPVWGVEVEIARAEVDERIELLPTGELGEIVIRGHNVFAGYLGRPEATAEAVVDGWFRSGDLGRKDADGFITIIDRKKDMIIRGGFNVYPREVEEVLARHPAVGQVAVIGVPDPRHGEEVCAVVVADPAGPGLPDEQEMIDWSREHLGRHKYPRQVRYVDDLPLGPSHKVLKRELRRRMAPPD; encoded by the coding sequence ATGACCGCGCTGTCGCTGGCCATGGTGCTGGCCGAGTCCGCCCGCCGGCACGCCGACACCGTCGCCGTGGTCGACGGCGACACCCGGGTGACGTACGCCGAGCTGTGGCTGGAGGCGCGCAGCTACGCCGCCGGGCTGCGCGAGCGGGGGGTCGGCCCCGGCGACAAGGTGGCCCTGTTGGCCCCGAACGTGGTGGACTTCCCCCGGGTCTACTACGGGGCCCTCGCCGCCGGCGCGGTGCTCGTCCCGGTGCACCTGCTGCTGACCGTGGACGAAGCGGCGCACGTGCTGACCGACAGCGGCACGAAGCTGCTGGTGTGCCACAGCTCCCAGCTCGCCCTGGGCGCCGCCGCCGCGGCGGCGGCCGGCGTGCCGCTGGTGACCGTCGGGCCGGCGGCCGCCGGCGCGGTCGCGCCCCGCCTGGAGGAGCTGAGCCACCCGCTGCCACCGCTGCCGTCGTACGTCACCCGGTCGGCGGAGGACCCGGCGGTGGTGCTCTACACCAGCGGCACCACCGGGGTGCCCAAGGGCGCCGTGCTCACCCACCTCAACCTGGTCATGAACGCCACCGTGAACGTCTTCGACGCCAACGACGCGCGCAGGACGGACGTAGTGCTCGGCTGCCTGCCGCTGTTCCACAGCTTCGGCCAGACGGTGGCGATGAACGGCACCTTCCGGATCGGCGCGACGCTGGTGCTGCTGAGCCGGTTCACCGGGCCGGCCGCCATCGACCTGATGCTGCGTGAGGGGGTGGACGTCTTCCACGGCGTGCCCACCATGTACGTGGCGCTGCTCGACGCCGCCCGGGACCGGGACGACCTGCCCCGGCTGCGGCTCTGCGTCTCCGGCGGGGCGTCGCTGCCGGTGGCCGTGCTGGAACGGTTCCACGCCGCCTTCCAGACGACGGTCTTCGAAGGGTACGGGCTCTCCGAGACCTCACCCACCGCCACCACCAACCAGCCGCACTTCGGCACCCGCGCCGGGACCATCGGGCACCCGGTCTGGGGCGTGGAGGTGGAGATCGCCCGCGCGGAGGTGGACGAGCGGATCGAGCTGCTGCCGACCGGAGAGCTCGGCGAGATCGTCATCCGGGGGCACAACGTCTTCGCCGGTTACCTGGGGCGGCCCGAGGCGACCGCGGAGGCGGTGGTGGACGGCTGGTTCCGTAGCGGTGACCTGGGACGCAAGGACGCCGACGGGTTCATCACCATCATCGACCGGAAGAAGGACATGATCATCCGGGGCGGCTTCAACGTCTACCCACGCGAGGTGGAGGAGGTCCTTGCCAGGCACCCGGCGGTCGGCCAGGTGGCGGTGATCGGGGTGCCCGACCCGCGTCACGGCGAGGAGGTCTGCGCGGTGGTGGTGGCGGACCCGGCCGGCCCGGGCCTGCCCGACGAGCAGGAGATGATCGACTGGTCGCGGGAGCATCTGGGCCGGCACAAGTACCCGCGGCAGGTCCGGTATGTCGACGACCTGCCGCTCGGGCCGAGCCACAAGGTGCTCAAGCGGGAACTGCGTCGCCGGATGGCCCCGCCCGACTGA
- a CDS encoding ABC transporter permease: protein MSIASSELIQIFRNRLVLITSLIIPVAVSALFVRRHETFVAIGSLGYIAAMVMFTVAAFGLYATAVTTLASRRQNLFLKRLRSTAAADSTILAGLLLPPTAIAMVQVAAILTALAMVAGKPANGALLVVAVLATLAMMIGLALATAGLTNSPEHAQVTTLPVTLGVIAVASWVGISGTADLAWLKRLLPGGAVTELTMNAWNGGVAVTESLPLLAPTLGWVVIAVALATRLFRWDPRR, encoded by the coding sequence TTGTCCATCGCGTCCAGCGAACTGATCCAGATCTTCCGGAACCGGCTGGTGCTGATCACCAGCCTCATCATCCCGGTGGCCGTCTCTGCCCTCTTCGTCCGCAGGCACGAGACCTTCGTCGCCATCGGCAGCCTCGGTTACATCGCGGCGATGGTGATGTTCACCGTGGCCGCGTTCGGGCTCTACGCCACCGCCGTCACCACCCTGGCTTCCCGGCGCCAGAACCTCTTCCTTAAACGACTGCGGTCCACCGCTGCCGCCGACTCCACCATTCTCGCCGGTCTGCTGCTGCCCCCCACGGCGATCGCGATGGTGCAGGTGGCCGCGATCCTGACCGCGCTGGCCATGGTCGCCGGTAAACCGGCCAACGGCGCCCTACTCGTGGTGGCAGTCCTCGCGACCCTGGCCATGATGATCGGCTTGGCCCTGGCCACCGCGGGCCTGACCAATTCCCCCGAGCACGCCCAGGTCACCACCCTGCCCGTCACGCTCGGCGTGATCGCCGTGGCCAGTTGGGTGGGCATCAGCGGCACCGCGGACCTCGCCTGGCTCAAGCGGCTGCTGCCCGGCGGCGCGGTCACTGAACTGACCATGAACGCCTGGAACGGCGGCGTCGCCGTAACCGAATCCCTGCCCCTGCTCGCCCCCACCCTGGGCTGGGTCGTCATCGCCGTCGCCCTCGCCACCCGACTCTTCCGCTGGGATCCCCGCCGATGA
- a CDS encoding ABC transporter ATP-binding protein, with translation MSTTSVIEVDRLNLTYGDFHAVKDLSFQVRAGELYALLGTNGAGKTSTLEVVEGHRRPTSGTVRVFGRNPQDRRTVRPRIGVMLQESGFSPDLTVRESVGLIGRLSGRTDDVDRALDVVGLTDRASRRVSQLSGGEKRRLDFATAVYGTPELIFLDEPTTGLDIQSRDAVWATVDRLRENGASIVLTTHYLEEAQQRADRIGLMHQGSLHREGTVAELTRTLPAVVRFSLPAPVPPLPLPAVVDAGGKAVVETFALQKDLHLLLRWAQDQGVELRDLEAGPTRLDDVFRAISS, from the coding sequence ATGTCAACCACATCTGTCATCGAGGTCGACCGGCTGAACCTCACCTACGGCGACTTCCACGCTGTCAAAGACCTCTCCTTCCAGGTGCGTGCCGGGGAACTCTACGCGCTGCTCGGCACCAACGGGGCCGGGAAAACCTCGACCCTGGAGGTTGTCGAGGGACATCGGAGGCCGACATCCGGCACCGTACGCGTCTTCGGGCGCAACCCGCAGGACCGCCGCACGGTCCGTCCCCGCATAGGAGTCATGCTGCAGGAGAGCGGATTCTCCCCAGACCTCACGGTCCGCGAGTCCGTCGGCCTGATCGGCCGGCTCAGCGGACGTACGGACGACGTCGACCGGGCGCTCGACGTCGTCGGCCTGACCGACCGAGCCAGCCGGCGAGTGTCCCAGCTCTCCGGCGGCGAGAAACGACGGCTGGACTTCGCCACCGCCGTCTACGGCACCCCGGAGCTGATCTTCCTCGACGAGCCGACCACCGGCCTGGACATCCAGTCCCGCGACGCCGTCTGGGCAACGGTGGACCGGCTACGCGAAAACGGCGCGTCCATCGTGCTCACCACCCACTACCTGGAGGAGGCGCAGCAGCGCGCCGACCGGATCGGGCTGATGCACCAGGGCAGCCTCCACCGCGAGGGCACCGTGGCCGAGCTGACCCGCACCCTGCCCGCCGTCGTCCGCTTCTCCCTCCCCGCGCCGGTGCCGCCGCTGCCGCTGCCGGCCGTCGTCGACGCCGGCGGGAAGGCCGTGGTTGAGACCTTCGCCCTGCAGAAGGACCTGCACCTGCTGCTGCGGTGGGCACAGGACCAGGGGGTGGAGCTGCGGGACCTGGAGGCCGGGCCGACCCGGCTCGACGACGTGTTCCGCGCCATCAGCAGCTGA